A window of the Synergistaceae bacterium genome harbors these coding sequences:
- a CDS encoding hydrogenase expression protein HypA/HybF encodes MAVFRCLECKKEFESDSKTDRKCPDCRSRCLELVSGEIPRGKSWSAKSYSAR; translated from the coding sequence ATGGCCGTATTCAGGTGCCTAGAATGCAAAAAGGAATTTGAGTCTGACTCCAAAACTGACAGGAAATGCCCGGACTGCCGGAGCCGCTGCCTGGAGCTTGTCTCAGGAGAAATCCCCCGCGGAAAATCTTGGAGCGCAAAGAGCTATTCAGCAAGGTGA
- a CDS encoding CAP domain-containing protein — protein MRLKKFPVILFILIMSATSLYASDIYDIEPSFSPYMAGRVKREVLYEALAEVNYARRLAGVPDNVTLNDEYTSRAQMGAVLLDANDILTHTPGKPHGMPQDFYEAGYDAATHGNIMYSKLRQGSKTRGNINLRDTIKSYMEDTDGHNVGAVGHRRWLLNPRLKQVGFGISTRRGYSVTYVIEDFPVKRKKLTRAEYAQYLEWLKWPISDEFIAWPSSKNPHPLSWFEAKTAWSVTLNSNVFRKCIAGKVSVKLTRLNDGRVWNFGHAGNDGYFAVATNNVAYDECLIFCPDNVNGYRSGEYWRVEVDGLTRKNGGAGSFNYTVNFTD, from the coding sequence TTGAGGCTGAAAAAATTTCCCGTGATACTCTTCATCCTCATTATGTCCGCGACATCGTTATATGCTTCTGACATTTACGACATTGAGCCGTCATTCTCGCCGTACATGGCCGGGAGGGTCAAGCGTGAAGTTCTCTATGAGGCTCTCGCGGAGGTCAACTACGCCCGGAGGCTTGCGGGAGTCCCGGACAATGTTACCCTCAATGACGAGTACACGAGCCGGGCGCAAATGGGAGCGGTGTTGCTTGACGCTAATGACATTCTGACGCACACGCCCGGGAAGCCTCACGGAATGCCGCAGGATTTCTACGAGGCAGGCTATGACGCGGCTACACACGGCAACATCATGTACTCGAAACTGCGTCAGGGGTCAAAGACACGAGGCAACATAAATCTCCGGGACACGATAAAAAGCTACATGGAGGACACAGACGGGCATAATGTCGGGGCAGTCGGCCACAGAAGATGGCTTCTCAATCCCAGACTGAAGCAGGTAGGATTCGGAATCAGCACACGCCGCGGATATTCAGTAACGTATGTGATTGAGGATTTCCCGGTTAAACGCAAGAAACTGACACGGGCGGAATACGCGCAATATTTAGAGTGGCTGAAGTGGCCGATTTCTGATGAGTTTATCGCGTGGCCGTCCTCAAAGAATCCTCACCCGTTAAGCTGGTTCGAGGCAAAAACAGCATGGTCGGTAACCCTCAACAGCAATGTATTCCGAAAGTGTATCGCCGGAAAAGTCAGCGTGAAATTAACCCGGCTGAATGACGGAAGAGTGTGGAATTTCGGCCATGCAGGCAATGACGGATATTTTGCGGTCGCCACGAATAATGTCGCCTATGATGAGTGCCTGATATTTTGCCCGGACAATGTGAACGGCTACAGGAGCGGGGAATATTGGCGCGTTGAAGTTGACGGTCTCACGCGGAAAAACGGCGGGGCAGGGAGCTTCAATTACACCGTAAATTTCACGGACTAG
- a CDS encoding galactose ABC transporter substrate-binding protein — translation MKKYAAILAAAVLAVSAAAAFAATDALVGACIYKFDDTFMTGVRNAMKAEMEKEGGELEIVDSQNRQPTQNDQVDAYISKGANALIVNPVDRTAAEPLMNKAKAEGLPIVFVNREPYAEVMNAYDKIWYVGAKAEESGTQSGQIIADYFKKNPKADKNGDGKIQYIMIRGEQGHQDATLRTEYSLKAIKDAGFEVVELGNDTANWDKVQATDKMKGFISAVGVDNIEAVLANNDDMALGAIEALKAEGYNMGDPAKYVPVVGVDATAPALEAMSKGELLGTVLNDADNQGIAAVKAAVVAADGKAVTEESIGYKITDGKYIWIPYRPVTVENYKEFMK, via the coding sequence ATGAAGAAATACGCAGCAATACTCGCAGCAGCAGTACTCGCAGTATCAGCGGCAGCCGCATTCGCCGCAACGGACGCGCTTGTAGGGGCATGTATCTACAAGTTCGATGACACGTTCATGACAGGAGTCCGCAACGCAATGAAGGCCGAAATGGAGAAGGAAGGCGGAGAGCTTGAGATAGTCGACAGCCAGAACCGCCAGCCTACACAGAATGACCAGGTTGACGCTTACATCTCCAAGGGCGCAAATGCTCTCATCGTCAACCCCGTAGACCGCACAGCCGCAGAGCCTCTCATGAACAAGGCAAAGGCTGAGGGACTCCCGATCGTTTTCGTGAACCGTGAACCCTATGCGGAAGTCATGAACGCTTACGACAAAATCTGGTACGTAGGCGCAAAGGCTGAGGAGTCCGGCACGCAGTCAGGGCAGATTATCGCGGATTACTTCAAGAAGAATCCCAAGGCCGACAAGAACGGCGACGGCAAGATTCAGTACATCATGATTCGCGGCGAGCAGGGACATCAGGACGCTACACTCCGCACTGAGTATTCACTCAAAGCCATAAAGGACGCGGGATTTGAGGTCGTCGAGCTGGGCAATGACACCGCAAACTGGGACAAGGTTCAGGCCACAGACAAAATGAAGGGCTTTATCTCCGCCGTAGGTGTCGACAACATCGAGGCAGTACTCGCCAATAATGACGATATGGCACTCGGAGCGATCGAGGCACTGAAGGCAGAGGGCTACAACATGGGCGACCCCGCGAAATATGTCCCTGTCGTGGGAGTTGACGCTACAGCACCCGCGCTTGAGGCCATGAGCAAAGGCGAGCTTCTCGGAACAGTCCTTAATGACGCGGACAACCAGGGCATTGCGGCGGTGAAAGCGGCAGTAGTTGCGGCTGACGGAAAAGCGGTAACAGAGGAGTCAATCGGCTACAAGATCACGGACGGAAAATATATCTGGATACCCTACAGGCCGGTTACAGTCGAGAACTACAAAGAGTTCATGAAATAA
- a CDS encoding galactose ABC transporter substrate-binding protein, with protein sequence MRKIFITALILALAFAGCASADGVKIGACIYRFSDAFMLRFRNAMSAESAKEGAELVLADSQNDQAIQDAQVDEFIVSGVNVLIINPVDRMKSQTIIDKAKAANIPVVFINREPTPEMLATYDKAYYIGAKAEESGTEAGELIAEYFKSNPKADKNKDGKLQFVLLRGENGHQDMILRSKYSVEAVSKAGITPVEIAGAIANWDKLQAMNIMNAFIMSIGPENIEAVIANNDEMALGAVEALKANDYNKGYPDMYIPVVGVDANASALDAMERGEMLGTVLNDADGQGSAAVKLAVMLAEGKDVSKEVEDGKYIWVPYQKIARGEKK encoded by the coding sequence TTGCGTAAAATTTTCATTACAGCATTGATACTCGCGCTTGCGTTCGCAGGGTGTGCTTCTGCTGACGGCGTGAAAATAGGCGCGTGTATTTACCGTTTCAGCGATGCTTTCATGCTGAGATTCAGAAACGCAATGTCCGCAGAGAGCGCGAAAGAGGGAGCAGAGTTAGTATTAGCTGACTCACAGAATGACCAGGCAATTCAGGACGCGCAGGTTGACGAGTTCATAGTAAGCGGCGTGAATGTCCTAATCATTAACCCTGTCGATCGCATGAAATCCCAGACCATAATCGACAAAGCAAAGGCCGCGAATATCCCCGTCGTATTCATCAACAGAGAGCCGACTCCCGAAATGCTCGCGACTTACGACAAGGCATATTACATCGGTGCAAAGGCTGAGGAGTCCGGGACAGAGGCCGGCGAATTGATTGCGGAATATTTCAAGTCCAACCCTAAAGCCGACAAGAACAAGGACGGTAAATTACAGTTCGTTTTGTTGCGCGGTGAAAACGGACATCAGGATATGATTCTGAGGTCAAAATATTCTGTCGAGGCCGTCAGCAAAGCAGGCATTACCCCTGTTGAGATTGCCGGAGCTATAGCCAACTGGGACAAACTTCAGGCCATGAACATAATGAACGCTTTTATCATGTCAATCGGCCCTGAGAATATCGAGGCAGTAATCGCGAATAATGACGAAATGGCATTAGGCGCGGTTGAAGCACTGAAGGCCAACGACTACAACAAGGGCTACCCGGATATGTATATTCCTGTTGTCGGTGTTGACGCTAACGCCTCGGCACTTGACGCAATGGAGCGCGGAGAAATGCTCGGCACTGTCCTGAATGACGCAGACGGCCAGGGATCCGCGGCGGTGAAACTTGCGGTAATGCTCGCTGAGGGAAAAGACGTAAGCAAAGAAGTTGAAGACGGAAAATATATCTGGGTGCCTTACCAGAAAATTGCGAGGGGTGAGAAAAAGTGA